The proteins below come from a single Tsuneonella deserti genomic window:
- a CDS encoding class I SAM-dependent methyltransferase, translating to MTDRSDWEGRVGQKWASEWRRTDRSFSGLTDRLLARAGAHPIQRAVDVGCGAGEVSLALARAHPDARIIGLDISEALIGAARQRGAELDNVTFLVADAGDWRGSQFAPDLVVSRHGVMFFPDPVAAFANLAQGAAANTRLVFSCFRDRTENPWATRVASLLPPHMQPEIDPDAPGPFAFADRDRVEGILTAAGWSEVAFEAVDFAYVAGAGEDALADARSFFLSIGPAAAVAATLDDAARAAFVARLDAYLAASLQDQLVALSGAAWIVSARSR from the coding sequence ATGACCGATCGCAGCGACTGGGAGGGCCGCGTCGGCCAGAAGTGGGCGTCCGAATGGCGACGCACCGACCGCAGTTTTAGCGGGCTAACGGATCGCCTGCTTGCCCGTGCCGGTGCCCACCCGATACAACGTGCTGTGGACGTCGGGTGCGGGGCGGGTGAAGTCTCCCTGGCGCTGGCGCGTGCTCATCCCGACGCGCGGATCATCGGGCTCGACATCAGCGAGGCGCTGATCGGGGCCGCGCGCCAGCGCGGCGCTGAACTGGACAATGTCACTTTCCTGGTCGCCGATGCGGGCGACTGGCGCGGGTCGCAATTCGCTCCCGATCTCGTGGTCTCGCGGCATGGGGTGATGTTCTTTCCCGATCCCGTCGCCGCTTTCGCCAACCTTGCCCAAGGGGCGGCGGCGAACACTCGGCTCGTCTTTTCCTGCTTCCGGGACCGCACGGAAAATCCATGGGCCACCCGCGTGGCCTCCCTTCTGCCGCCGCACATGCAGCCGGAGATCGACCCGGACGCGCCCGGTCCCTTCGCGTTCGCCGATCGAGACCGGGTCGAAGGTATCCTGACCGCTGCGGGCTGGAGCGAGGTCGCCTTCGAAGCGGTGGACTTCGCCTACGTCGCAGGAGCCGGAGAAGATGCGCTGGCCGACGCGCGTTCCTTCTTTCTTTCGATCGGCCCCGCGGCGGCAGTGGCCGCCACACTGGACGATGCTGCGCGCGCTGCCTTTGTCGCTCGCCTAGACGCCTATCTTGCCGCGAGCCTTCAAGACCAACTGGTGGCCCTGTCCGGCGCGGCCTGGATCGTCTCGGCCCGGTCTCGCTGA
- a CDS encoding acyltransferase, with translation MRPSAPRPLRRSARQVCQHLVRRFFWGSKVARTAWIHPTASVDRTFPGGIEIGDSVWIGPFAMVLSHDMARGVYRSTRIGARTVIGARAVIMPGATIGDDCVIEPGAVVSSDVPNGSHASGNPARVRKGTS, from the coding sequence ATGAGACCATCCGCCCCGCGCCCGCTACGCCGGTCTGCCCGGCAGGTGTGCCAGCATCTCGTGCGGCGGTTCTTCTGGGGCTCCAAAGTCGCAAGGACTGCCTGGATCCATCCGACAGCTTCGGTAGACCGCACCTTCCCCGGCGGTATCGAGATCGGCGATAGCGTATGGATCGGCCCATTCGCGATGGTCCTGTCGCACGACATGGCGCGCGGAGTTTACCGATCCACTCGCATCGGCGCTCGCACCGTGATTGGAGCCCGTGCTGTCATCATGCCGGGAGCGACGATTGGCGATGACTGCGTGATCGAACCGGGGGCAGTGGTCTCCAGCGACGTACCGAACGGGTCCCACGCCAGCGGCAATCCCGCGCGCGTGAGAAAAGGAACCAGCTAG
- the alaS gene encoding alanine--tRNA ligase encodes MSSTNEIRRSFLEFFAGEGHRVVPSAPLVPYNDPTLMFVNAGMVPFKNVFTGLEAPASPTAASSQKCVRAGGKHNDLDNVGYTARHHTFFEMLGNFSFGDYFKEQAIHHAWTLLTKEWGIDPHRLTATVYHTDDEAFDLWRKISGLPEERIIRIATKDNFWAMGDEGPCGPCSEIFYDHGEHIPGGPPGSPDEDGDRFVEIWNLVFMQFEQAAGEIVADLPRPSIDTGMGLERIAAVMQGVHDNYETDTFKALIAASKSLTGKSVDTEAEVSHRVIADHLRSTSFLLADGVLPASEGRGYVLRRIMRRAMRHAHLLGAREPLMHRLVPALVAEMGQAYPELGRAQPLIEETLEREETQFRRTLANGLRLLDEATATLDSGASLDGETAFKLYDTYGFPYDLTEDALRPRGIGVDRAGFDEAMARQKAAARAAWKGSGQAADGELWFDLVEREGGSEFTGYSSTEGEGRVVGLVRDGAEVESASPGEHVIVLTNQTPFYGESGGQAGDAGIISTPEGLRIIVSDTGKPLGRLHAHHGIVEAGVIRRGDTVHLAVDAERRDRIRANHSATHLLHAALRGRLGEHVTQKGSLVAEDRLRFDFSHPKPLDADELAAIEAEVNAEIRANETVSTRLMSPDDAISAGAMALFGEKYGDEVRVLSMGRPGHGGRNYSVELCGGTHVRATGDIGLFRIVSESAVSSGVRRIEALTGEAARQWLVGREEALKAAAATIRATPEDVPARLSALLDERKRLERELADAKKALALGGGGEKAAAADEEVGGVRFSGQVIAGLEAKALRGLLDEAKARIGSGVAAIVAVNDGRAAIAAAVTDDLVGRYDAVSLVRAGVEALGGKGGGGRADMAQGGGPDGSKADEAIAAVRRLIENAAAPA; translated from the coding sequence ATGAGTTCGACCAACGAGATCCGCCGCAGTTTCCTGGAATTCTTCGCCGGCGAAGGTCACCGGGTCGTGCCCAGCGCGCCGCTTGTACCCTATAACGACCCGACCTTGATGTTCGTGAACGCGGGAATGGTCCCGTTCAAGAACGTCTTCACCGGATTGGAAGCCCCTGCCAGCCCCACTGCGGCAAGCAGCCAGAAATGTGTGCGCGCGGGCGGCAAACACAACGACCTGGACAATGTCGGCTACACCGCCCGGCACCACACCTTCTTCGAGATGTTGGGTAATTTCAGCTTCGGGGATTACTTCAAGGAACAGGCAATCCATCACGCCTGGACCCTGCTGACGAAGGAATGGGGCATCGATCCCCACCGGCTGACCGCAACGGTCTATCACACCGACGACGAAGCCTTCGACCTGTGGCGCAAGATCAGCGGTCTGCCTGAAGAGCGCATCATCCGCATCGCGACCAAGGACAATTTCTGGGCGATGGGCGACGAAGGACCATGCGGGCCCTGTTCGGAGATTTTCTACGACCACGGGGAGCACATTCCCGGTGGGCCTCCGGGAAGTCCGGATGAGGACGGCGACCGCTTCGTGGAGATCTGGAACCTGGTCTTCATGCAGTTCGAACAGGCCGCCGGCGAGATCGTGGCCGATCTGCCACGGCCCAGCATCGACACCGGTATGGGTCTCGAGCGCATCGCGGCGGTCATGCAGGGCGTTCACGACAACTACGAAACCGATACTTTCAAGGCACTGATCGCAGCTTCCAAGTCCCTGACGGGCAAGAGCGTCGATACGGAGGCCGAAGTCAGTCACCGCGTTATCGCGGACCATCTGCGTTCGACCAGTTTCCTTCTGGCCGACGGCGTCCTCCCCGCCAGTGAAGGGCGCGGATATGTCCTGCGCCGCATCATGCGGCGGGCCATGCGCCATGCTCACCTGCTCGGCGCGCGCGAACCCCTGATGCACCGCCTCGTCCCCGCTTTGGTCGCCGAGATGGGCCAGGCATATCCGGAGCTGGGCCGCGCGCAGCCGCTGATCGAGGAGACGCTGGAGCGCGAGGAGACCCAGTTCCGCCGCACACTCGCCAATGGCCTGCGCCTGCTCGACGAGGCAACCGCAACGCTGGATAGCGGGGCAAGCCTCGATGGGGAGACGGCGTTCAAGCTCTACGACACTTACGGCTTTCCCTACGATTTGACCGAGGACGCCCTGCGCCCTCGCGGCATCGGCGTCGACCGCGCGGGCTTCGATGAGGCGATGGCCCGGCAGAAGGCGGCCGCGCGAGCGGCCTGGAAGGGTTCCGGCCAGGCAGCCGACGGCGAATTGTGGTTCGACCTCGTCGAGCGGGAGGGCGGAAGCGAGTTCACCGGTTACTCCTCGACCGAGGGGGAAGGGCGGGTCGTCGGGCTCGTCAGGGACGGCGCCGAGGTCGAAAGCGCTTCACCGGGCGAGCACGTCATCGTGCTTACCAATCAGACGCCGTTTTATGGCGAAAGTGGTGGCCAGGCCGGCGATGCCGGCATCATCAGTACGCCCGAAGGGCTTCGGATCATCGTATCCGACACCGGCAAGCCGCTCGGGCGGCTCCATGCGCATCACGGCATCGTGGAGGCGGGCGTCATTCGCCGCGGAGATACGGTGCACCTGGCGGTCGATGCCGAGCGGCGCGACCGGATCCGCGCCAACCACTCGGCCACTCACCTGCTCCATGCCGCGCTGCGCGGCCGGCTGGGCGAGCATGTGACGCAGAAGGGTTCATTGGTCGCCGAGGATCGCCTGCGTTTCGACTTCTCTCACCCCAAGCCGCTCGACGCCGATGAACTCGCCGCGATCGAGGCCGAGGTGAACGCGGAAATCCGGGCCAACGAAACCGTCTCGACGCGTCTCATGAGTCCGGACGACGCCATATCCGCGGGTGCGATGGCCCTTTTCGGCGAGAAATACGGTGACGAAGTCCGCGTGCTCAGCATGGGGCGGCCCGGGCACGGCGGGCGCAACTATTCGGTAGAGCTATGCGGTGGCACCCACGTTCGCGCGACCGGCGACATAGGACTGTTCCGGATTGTCTCGGAAAGTGCGGTCAGCTCGGGCGTCCGGCGGATCGAGGCCCTTACCGGGGAAGCCGCGCGGCAATGGCTGGTGGGCCGCGAGGAGGCGCTGAAGGCAGCGGCGGCCACAATCCGCGCAACGCCCGAAGATGTGCCCGCGCGCCTCTCCGCATTGCTGGACGAGCGCAAGCGGCTTGAGCGGGAGTTGGCTGACGCGAAAAAGGCTCTCGCGCTCGGTGGCGGCGGCGAAAAGGCCGCGGCCGCGGACGAAGAGGTCGGCGGTGTCCGGTTCTCAGGCCAGGTTATCGCCGGGCTGGAGGCAAAGGCGCTTCGTGGCCTGCTCGACGAGGCCAAGGCGCGCATAGGCTCGGGAGTGGCCGCCATCGTCGCGGTGAATGACGGGCGCGCGGCCATCGCGGCGGCGGTGACGGACGATCTCGTCGGGCGATATGATGCTGTGAGCCTTGTCCGGGCCGGCGTCGAAGCCCTGGGTGGCAAGGGCGGCGGCGGCAGGGCCGACATGGCCCAAGGCGGCGGTCCCGATGGCAGCAAGGCGGACGAAGCAATCGCCGCGGTTCGCCGCCTTATCGAGAACGCCGCCGCTCCGGCCTGA
- a CDS encoding cation:proton antiporter domain-containing protein encodes MSSELTSSNFISDALVILGAAGIVIPVFHRFRITPVIGFILVGILVGPFGLGRLVPGHPWLFHFSITEPEALDPFAEFGIVLLLFTIGLELSFNRLWTMRKLVFGLGALELLIIGALLAAALTMLGQGWSGALALGFALALSSTAIVLPISGTTSPVGRAALSMLLFEDIAIVPIIFLLGALAPYAQADGLDGLVRTLWQGALVIGALLVVGRVALPPLFAQAARTKSPELFLAASLLVVIVASLATSATGLSPIVGALIAGLLIAETEYHGEVEGIIEPFKGLALGIFLITVGMSVDLEMVAENLGPITLAVVGVLLLKTIVTGLLLRLMGARRSTAAETGTLMASPSETTLIVLTAATAAQVIDPETARFWQVVTAIGLTVTPLLAMLGRSIGRRVEQAPTLEPADEGEPSVLVVGAGRVGRLVADMLATHGKAYLAIDSDADVIASATRDGYRATFADAARGQALERLGIAKAPAVVLTMDEPVLVQRLTTKLRKSYPNLTIIARARDLAHATALYRAGASLAVPETLESSLQLSEAVLVDLGVPMGPVIASIHAKRDTFREQIRREAQLDHKPKLRTSIVEAG; translated from the coding sequence ATGTCATCCGAACTTACCTCGTCCAATTTCATCTCCGATGCGCTCGTGATTCTGGGGGCGGCCGGGATCGTCATTCCGGTCTTCCACCGCTTCCGCATCACGCCGGTCATCGGCTTCATCCTGGTGGGAATCCTGGTCGGGCCCTTCGGCCTCGGACGGTTGGTTCCGGGCCACCCCTGGCTGTTCCACTTCTCGATCACCGAACCCGAAGCGCTCGATCCCTTCGCCGAATTCGGGATCGTGCTATTGCTGTTCACCATCGGGCTCGAGCTGTCGTTCAACCGGCTGTGGACCATGCGCAAGCTGGTCTTCGGCCTGGGCGCGCTGGAGTTGCTCATCATCGGCGCATTGCTGGCCGCCGCTCTCACGATGCTGGGCCAGGGCTGGAGCGGCGCGCTCGCACTGGGCTTTGCCCTGGCGCTTTCGTCGACTGCCATCGTCCTGCCGATCTCCGGCACCACGAGCCCGGTCGGCCGCGCTGCGCTTTCGATGCTGCTGTTCGAGGACATCGCCATCGTGCCGATCATCTTCCTGCTCGGCGCCCTGGCTCCCTACGCCCAGGCCGATGGTCTTGACGGCCTCGTGCGCACGCTATGGCAGGGCGCTCTCGTGATCGGTGCGCTTCTTGTTGTCGGACGGGTCGCACTGCCCCCGCTTTTCGCCCAGGCCGCGCGCACGAAGAGCCCGGAGCTGTTCCTCGCCGCCAGCCTGCTGGTGGTTATCGTGGCCAGCCTCGCGACGTCCGCCACGGGCCTGTCGCCCATCGTCGGCGCGCTGATCGCCGGACTGCTGATCGCCGAAACCGAATACCATGGGGAAGTCGAGGGCATCATCGAGCCCTTCAAGGGCCTCGCGCTCGGCATCTTCCTCATCACCGTCGGAATGAGCGTCGATCTCGAAATGGTGGCGGAGAACCTCGGGCCGATCACCCTGGCAGTTGTCGGCGTCCTGCTTCTGAAGACCATCGTAACAGGACTGTTGTTGCGGCTCATGGGCGCGCGGCGGAGCACCGCTGCCGAGACCGGCACCCTGATGGCGTCACCGAGCGAGACGACGCTCATCGTGCTCACCGCCGCGACGGCCGCCCAAGTCATCGATCCCGAGACCGCGAGATTCTGGCAGGTCGTTACCGCGATCGGCCTGACCGTCACACCGCTCCTGGCGATGCTCGGCCGCTCGATCGGTCGACGGGTTGAACAGGCTCCTACGTTGGAACCTGCCGACGAGGGTGAGCCATCGGTCCTGGTCGTCGGCGCCGGCCGCGTCGGACGCCTCGTCGCCGACATGCTGGCGACGCACGGCAAGGCATATCTGGCCATCGACAGCGACGCCGACGTGATCGCGAGCGCGACGCGCGACGGCTATCGCGCGACGTTCGCCGATGCAGCGCGCGGCCAGGCACTCGAACGCCTGGGAATTGCCAAAGCGCCTGCGGTGGTATTGACGATGGATGAGCCGGTACTGGTTCAACGCCTCACAACCAAGCTGCGCAAGTCCTACCCCAATCTTACGATCATCGCCCGCGCTCGCGATCTCGCCCACGCGACCGCACTTTATCGCGCGGGTGCCAGTCTTGCGGTGCCCGAGACTCTGGAAAGCTCGCTCCAGCTTTCGGAAGCCGTGCTGGTCGATCTGGGCGTGCCGATGGGGCCCGTAATCGCCTCGATCCATGCGAAGCGGGACACCTTTCGCGAACAAATACGGCGAGAGGCCCAGCTGGATCACAAGCCCAAGCTCCGCACCAGCATCGTCGAGGCCGGATAG
- the recA gene encoding recombinase RecA, producing the protein MAAANLKLVEGKELDTDRQKALDAALAQIDRAFGKGSAMKLGQKETMQVETISTGSLGLDIALGVGGLPKGRVIEVYGPESSGKTTLALHVIAEAQRNGGTAAFVDAEHALDPVYAKKLGVNIDELIVSQPDTGEQALEITDTLVRSNAIDVLVVDSVAALVPRAEIEGEMGDSHVGLQARLMSQSLRKLTGSINRSKCMVIFINQLRMKIGVMYGNPETTTGGNALKFYASVRLDIRRTGQIKDRDDIVGNSTRVKVVKNKVAPPFKQVEFDIMYGEGISKIGEILDLGVKAGLVEKSGSWFSYDSIRIGQGRENAKQFLKENPELCDKLEAAIRGRTDAVAEEMMTGPDAEDDI; encoded by the coding sequence ATGGCGGCAGCGAACTTGAAGCTGGTGGAAGGCAAGGAATTGGACACGGACCGTCAGAAGGCACTCGACGCCGCGCTCGCGCAGATCGATCGGGCGTTCGGCAAGGGCTCGGCGATGAAGCTGGGCCAGAAGGAAACGATGCAGGTCGAAACGATTTCGACCGGCAGCCTCGGCCTCGATATCGCGCTCGGCGTGGGCGGCCTTCCTAAAGGCCGCGTGATCGAAGTCTATGGTCCTGAAAGTTCGGGCAAGACGACGCTTGCGCTGCATGTGATCGCCGAGGCGCAGAGGAACGGCGGCACGGCGGCGTTCGTCGACGCCGAACACGCGCTCGATCCGGTCTATGCCAAGAAGCTGGGCGTCAACATCGATGAATTGATCGTCTCGCAGCCCGATACCGGCGAGCAGGCGCTTGAAATTACCGACACGCTGGTCCGTTCGAACGCGATCGACGTGCTGGTGGTGGACTCGGTCGCCGCGCTGGTGCCCCGCGCCGAGATCGAAGGCGAGATGGGTGACAGCCACGTGGGCCTGCAGGCCCGTCTGATGAGCCAGTCGCTCCGCAAGCTGACGGGCTCGATCAACCGTTCGAAGTGCATGGTGATCTTCATCAACCAGCTGCGCATGAAGATCGGCGTGATGTATGGCAATCCGGAAACCACCACAGGCGGCAACGCGCTGAAGTTCTACGCTTCCGTCCGTCTCGACATCCGGCGCACGGGACAGATCAAGGATCGTGACGACATCGTCGGCAATTCGACGCGGGTGAAGGTGGTAAAGAACAAGGTGGCGCCTCCGTTCAAGCAGGTCGAATTCGACATCATGTACGGTGAAGGCATCTCGAAGATCGGCGAAATCCTCGACCTCGGCGTCAAGGCCGGGCTGGTGGAAAAGTCGGGCAGCTGGTTCAGTTACGATTCGATCCGGATCGGGCAGGGCCGGGAGAATGCCAAGCAGTTCCTCAAGGAGAACCCCGAGCTTTGCGACAAGTTGGAAGCTGCGATCCGCGGCCGGACCGACGCTGTCGCCGAGGAGATGATGACCGGACCGGACGCGGAAGACGACATCTGA
- a CDS encoding DUF4139 domain-containing protein, with product MPLKKGIAPILAVVLAVPVVAQTAESGPTAQGDLAVTIYNGDRALVQDVRQIPFPRGRTRIEFPDVSARIQPETLSFSAAGAGVIEQNFDFDLLTPTKLMEKAVGQTVTLVRTNPATGNEVRERATVLSTAGGVVVKIGDRIEVLRDDGLPTRVIFDGVPPNLRARPTLSVTVDSDRAGQRPAALRYLTGGLGWSADYVALYDEAKATTDMQGWVTLTNQTGTTFHDAETVLVAGGPSNDGYRPAPPRPRGFVPGTETAGRERLGDFYLYPLPGRTTIANAQTKQVSFLDVQGVPARKVYARSVQWLANDDRPVNATTAISFLTAREQGLGDALPGGTVRFYQRDRKGTPQFIGESSIGHTPMGSALTLVTGDAFDIFVQAEVVSREKITADEWERSGRYRVIAEDGSTSTVTSERPVEYWRTTMRYTLTNAKSAPVEVELDQAGLDHGWWGRDFRVTSEDSPGEQVNADRRKYVVTVPANGKRELRVTYETRY from the coding sequence ATGCCGCTGAAAAAGGGAATTGCACCCATCCTTGCGGTCGTCCTCGCCGTGCCGGTGGTGGCACAAACGGCGGAAAGTGGGCCGACTGCGCAAGGCGACCTCGCGGTGACGATCTATAACGGCGACCGGGCGCTGGTGCAGGACGTTCGCCAGATTCCCTTCCCGCGGGGGCGGACCCGCATCGAGTTTCCGGACGTCTCGGCGCGAATCCAGCCCGAAACCTTGAGCTTCAGTGCGGCCGGCGCCGGGGTTATCGAGCAAAACTTCGATTTCGATCTGCTCACCCCGACCAAGCTGATGGAAAAGGCTGTTGGTCAGACGGTCACGTTGGTGCGCACGAACCCCGCGACCGGCAATGAAGTGCGCGAGCGTGCCACCGTGCTGTCAACGGCTGGCGGCGTGGTGGTGAAGATCGGCGACCGCATCGAGGTTCTGCGTGACGACGGCCTGCCAACTCGCGTGATTTTCGACGGCGTGCCCCCCAACCTCCGCGCGAGGCCGACGCTGTCGGTCACAGTCGACAGTGACAGGGCGGGGCAGCGACCGGCCGCGCTTCGTTACCTTACCGGTGGGCTTGGCTGGTCGGCCGATTATGTCGCTCTGTATGACGAAGCGAAAGCCACGACCGACATGCAAGGCTGGGTCACGCTGACGAACCAGACCGGGACCACCTTTCACGACGCCGAGACAGTGCTGGTTGCTGGCGGGCCATCGAACGACGGATACCGTCCTGCTCCCCCTCGGCCACGCGGCTTCGTTCCGGGCACCGAAACGGCCGGGCGCGAGCGGCTCGGCGATTTTTATCTCTACCCCCTTCCCGGGCGCACGACGATCGCCAACGCGCAGACCAAGCAGGTCAGTTTCCTGGATGTTCAGGGAGTTCCCGCGCGCAAGGTCTATGCCCGGAGCGTGCAGTGGCTCGCCAACGACGATCGACCCGTCAATGCGACCACGGCAATCAGCTTCTTGACTGCCCGGGAACAGGGGCTGGGCGATGCGCTGCCCGGCGGCACGGTGCGCTTCTACCAGCGAGACCGGAAGGGCACGCCGCAATTCATCGGCGAGAGCAGCATCGGGCATACGCCGATGGGAAGCGCACTCACCCTCGTTACCGGCGATGCATTCGACATCTTCGTCCAGGCCGAGGTGGTCAGCCGGGAGAAGATAACCGCGGACGAGTGGGAGCGCAGCGGCCGCTACAGGGTCATCGCGGAAGACGGCTCCACCAGCACTGTCACGAGCGAACGCCCCGTCGAATACTGGCGCACGACGATGCGCTACACGCTGACCAATGCAAAGTCGGCGCCTGTCGAAGTCGAACTTGACCAGGCAGGACTCGACCATGGCTGGTGGGGGCGCGACTTCCGGGTGACCAGCGAGGACAGCCCCGGCGAGCAAGTCAACGCCGACCGCCGCAAATACGTCGTGACCGTGCCCGCCAACGGGAAGCGCGAGCTGCGGGTTACCTACGAAACCAGGTATTGA
- a CDS encoding acyltransferase — translation MTARRSLNAFLGVRKFVSQLRNWWLRRRGIEIARSADISLSAKLLPRSRGAITIGDRSTIGPLAILAGLRSDGSVAPITIGERCFIGGNAIIGPGVTVGDGVIIAAGAVVLQAVPSDCVVAGNPARIVRRGISAGNYGRLPPSDPARRSERLETAIRSLLRRTGR, via the coding sequence ATGACGGCGAGAAGATCGCTGAACGCCTTCCTCGGTGTACGGAAATTTGTCTCGCAGTTGCGCAACTGGTGGCTGCGGCGCCGCGGGATCGAAATTGCCCGATCGGCGGATATCTCGCTCAGCGCGAAGCTCCTGCCACGCTCGCGCGGAGCGATCACGATAGGCGACCGGTCAACGATCGGTCCGCTCGCCATCCTGGCGGGTTTGCGATCGGACGGGAGCGTGGCGCCTATAACGATTGGCGAGCGGTGCTTTATCGGGGGCAATGCAATCATCGGACCGGGCGTTACTGTCGGAGACGGCGTTATCATCGCGGCCGGCGCGGTCGTCCTCCAGGCTGTACCTTCCGACTGCGTGGTTGCGGGCAATCCGGCCCGGATCGTTCGCAGGGGCATAAGCGCCGGTAATTACGGCCGATTGCCGCCCAGCGATCCTGCACGCCGCAGCGAACGTCTCGAAACCGCTATTCGATCGCTCTTGCGGCGAACCGGTCGGTGA
- a CDS encoding DUF4139 domain-containing protein codes for MRLAALCLMLVVAAADASARETVDASAPSAISVTVYRDPERAPGQKLDRDWPRGFAMISETRSVTLPAGESTVRFDGVAEGMVAVSAIVTGLPGGAIEKNRNADLLSPGALVDGTLGNRVTISRTNPATGAETREEAIVRSRADGGLVLQTATGFEAVRCSGLPEKLVFQRVPEGLSPDPVYSIDTRSPEGGTYTVTLTYLAWGFDWQANHVATLGGDASGGEVDLHLTSWLTLVNDNGQSFPGAELMAVAGRLKVVSDYRALADPPDARPLELVCYPLGSTAAGSPEPYPDSAYPFPAPPPPPPVAMEAAQAITVTGSRGSAPALMARQEDLADLKLYRVPEPITVAAKSQKQIAFLDREGVKGRLLYRGECTPWSHDDGNSAQPAEVMLATVNDESHGLGVALPMGAVAVFEESPRGDVLVGQEIVRDYAAGQDVEIALGRSAQVFVTCTTLDPEFSEDPGERVRMRATLSNANAAPVTVRLSIGPAGEGTIEGMRRVRTKDGQRVIEAIIPANSRREIAWSHVFQRVAAYN; via the coding sequence ATGCGCCTCGCCGCGCTGTGCCTGATGCTCGTCGTTGCCGCGGCTGACGCTTCGGCGCGCGAGACAGTTGATGCATCGGCGCCATCGGCAATTTCCGTCACGGTCTACCGCGATCCGGAGCGAGCGCCGGGTCAGAAGCTCGATCGCGACTGGCCTCGAGGGTTCGCGATGATCAGCGAAACCCGCAGCGTCACGCTCCCCGCCGGCGAGTCCACTGTACGCTTTGACGGAGTTGCCGAGGGGATGGTGGCGGTGAGTGCGATCGTTACCGGCCTGCCGGGAGGGGCGATCGAGAAAAACCGCAATGCCGATCTGCTGAGCCCCGGTGCGCTGGTCGACGGCACCCTTGGCAACCGCGTCACGATCTCCCGGACGAATCCCGCCACGGGCGCGGAAACCAGGGAAGAGGCTATTGTCCGATCGCGCGCTGACGGCGGCCTGGTCCTGCAAACCGCGACGGGTTTCGAAGCGGTGCGCTGCTCCGGGCTGCCGGAGAAGCTGGTGTTCCAGCGGGTGCCGGAAGGACTTTCCCCAGATCCGGTCTATTCGATCGATACCCGCTCTCCCGAAGGAGGGACTTACACCGTCACCCTCACCTATCTCGCCTGGGGATTCGATTGGCAGGCGAATCATGTCGCTACTTTGGGCGGGGATGCTTCGGGAGGCGAGGTCGACCTCCACCTGACGAGCTGGCTGACGCTGGTGAATGACAACGGACAGAGCTTTCCGGGCGCGGAGCTCATGGCGGTGGCGGGCAGGCTCAAGGTCGTCAGCGACTATCGGGCGTTGGCGGACCCGCCGGATGCCAGACCGCTTGAGCTTGTGTGCTATCCGCTTGGCAGCACCGCTGCCGGTTCGCCAGAGCCATACCCGGACAGTGCGTATCCTTTTCCAGCGCCGCCACCGCCGCCCCCGGTGGCGATGGAAGCTGCGCAGGCAATCACGGTCACCGGATCGCGTGGCAGCGCACCGGCGCTGATGGCACGGCAGGAGGATCTTGCCGATCTCAAGCTCTACCGGGTGCCGGAGCCGATTACGGTGGCGGCCAAAAGCCAGAAGCAGATAGCCTTTCTCGATCGCGAAGGCGTCAAGGGCCGCTTGCTGTACCGGGGGGAATGCACCCCGTGGTCGCATGATGACGGCAACAGTGCGCAGCCTGCAGAGGTGATGCTGGCGACCGTGAACGACGAGAGCCATGGTCTGGGCGTGGCGTTGCCGATGGGAGCCGTAGCGGTGTTCGAGGAATCCCCCCGCGGAGATGTGTTGGTGGGACAGGAAATCGTTCGCGACTACGCCGCGGGCCAGGACGTGGAGATCGCGCTGGGTCGGAGCGCTCAGGTCTTCGTGACGTGCACGACCCTCGACCCGGAGTTCTCGGAGGATCCGGGCGAACGCGTGCGGATGCGCGCCACGCTTTCGAACGCGAACGCGGCGCCTGTCACCGTGCGGCTGTCGATCGGCCCAGCAGGGGAAGGGACGATCGAAGGTATGCGCCGGGTGCGCACGAAAGACGGACAGCGCGTTATCGAGGCCATCATTCCGGCCAACAGCCGCCGTGAGATCGCCTGGAGCCACGTATTCCAGAGGGTTGCCGCATACAATTGA